In the genome of Ostreibacterium oceani, one region contains:
- a CDS encoding saccharopine dehydrogenase family protein: protein MSKVVIIGAGGVGNVVAHKCAQLVDVFSDIVLASRTKSKCDAIAADIKSSLNRDIKTAAVDADNVAELTALLKQEQPKLVINVALPYQDLSIMDACLEAGVDYLDTANYEPLDTAKFEYKWQWAYQDKFKKAGLTALLGSGFDPGATNVFTAYLAKHYFDEIETLDIIDVNGGDHGYPFATNFNPEINIREVTADCRHFENGQFVTTPAMSTKAAFTCPEEIGDFTIYRLYHEELESLAKHYPSLKRAQFWMSFSDNYLKHLEVLGNVGMTGIEPVDYKGQKIVPIQFLAQLLPDPASLGPRTKGKTCIGCVVTGIKDGEKKTYYLYNICDHEACYAEVKSQAISYTTGVPAMIGAKMMLQGHWKQPGVWNMEQLNPDPFMADMNQYGLPWKVIELKDFALN, encoded by the coding sequence ATGTCTAAAGTTGTGATTATTGGAGCCGGCGGTGTCGGCAATGTTGTCGCGCATAAATGCGCACAGTTAGTGGACGTGTTCAGTGACATCGTACTGGCCTCGCGCACGAAATCAAAATGTGATGCCATTGCCGCAGACATTAAATCCAGCCTTAACCGCGACATTAAAACAGCCGCAGTCGATGCCGATAATGTTGCCGAACTGACCGCACTATTAAAGCAAGAGCAACCTAAATTGGTGATCAATGTTGCCCTACCTTATCAAGATTTAAGTATTATGGATGCCTGTCTTGAAGCCGGCGTTGATTATCTTGACACCGCCAATTACGAACCACTTGATACCGCCAAATTTGAATACAAATGGCAATGGGCATATCAAGATAAATTTAAAAAAGCGGGACTGACGGCTTTATTAGGGTCAGGTTTTGATCCAGGGGCAACCAATGTCTTTACCGCCTATTTAGCCAAGCATTATTTCGACGAAATCGAAACACTCGATATTATTGATGTCAATGGCGGTGATCATGGCTATCCATTTGCCACCAATTTTAATCCCGAAATAAATATCCGCGAAGTGACCGCCGATTGCCGCCACTTTGAAAACGGTCAATTTGTCACCACCCCGGCCATGTCAACAAAAGCCGCGTTTACTTGCCCAGAAGAAATCGGTGACTTTACCATTTACCGTTTATACCACGAAGAACTTGAGTCATTAGCAAAGCATTACCCAAGCCTTAAACGCGCCCAATTTTGGATGAGCTTTTCAGACAATTATCTGAAACACCTCGAAGTATTGGGCAATGTTGGCATGACAGGCATTGAACCGGTTGACTATAAAGGCCAAAAAATTGTGCCCATTCAATTTCTTGCGCAGTTATTACCTGACCCAGCAAGTCTTGGTCCACGCACTAAGGGCAAAACCTGTATCGGCTGCGTCGTCACAGGCATTAAAGATGGCGAAAAGAAAACCTATTATCTTTACAACATCTGCGATCATGAAGCGTGTTACGCAGAAGTAAAATCACAAGCCATTTCCTATACCACAGGCGTACCTGCAATGATTGGCGCAAAAATGATGCTGCAAGGCCACTGGAAACAACCTGGCGTATGGAATATGGAGCAATTAAACCCAGACCCATTTATGGCCGACATGAATCAATACGGCCTGCCTTGGAAAGTCATTGAACTTAAGGACTTTGCGCTGAATTAA